One Tamlana carrageenivorans genomic region harbors:
- a CDS encoding phage holin family protein → MSSSLFFLTMRELILELAEKFGLFALGGLIGAIIHRFRNKMSLKKFISTLVVSSFMGLSVGILLNNYLQAPEEVVFVACALAGVFSNDILNEFQTIISYASDWVKIRLRVNNEDEA, encoded by the coding sequence ATGAGTAGTAGCCTTTTCTTTTTAACCATGAGAGAGTTAATACTTGAACTAGCAGAAAAATTCGGACTATTTGCCTTAGGAGGTTTAATAGGCGCGATTATACACCGATTTAGAAACAAAATGAGCTTAAAGAAATTTATAAGCACTTTGGTTGTTTCGTCATTTATGGGCTTATCGGTAGGTATCCTATTAAACAATTATTTGCAAGCTCCAGAGGAAGTGGTGTTTGTTGCTTGCGCTTTAGCAGGGGTGTTTTCTAACGATATACTTAACGAGTTTCAAACTATTATTAGCTACGCTAGTGATTGGGTTAAAATAAGACTAAGAGTAAATAATGAAGATGAAGCTTAA
- a CDS encoding phage terminase small subunit-related protein — protein sequence MGLKKTEAKEYAKMLYIDTSQKLTIKEIADRVNVRPGTVGKWIKDEEWDKLRKSLMVTRQKLIADLYDQLEWLNDDIKSRDIKVAEAKESNTIAVITTSIKRLETETSIAEVYEVATSFLDFVKPMDFDLYKKLIPVFDAFINAKLK from the coding sequence ATGGGATTAAAGAAAACAGAGGCTAAAGAGTATGCTAAAATGCTCTATATAGACACCTCGCAAAAACTCACCATTAAGGAGATTGCCGATCGTGTTAATGTGCGTCCTGGTACCGTGGGCAAATGGATAAAGGATGAGGAATGGGATAAGTTACGTAAGTCCTTAATGGTAACCAGACAAAAATTGATTGCCGACCTATACGACCAATTGGAATGGCTAAACGACGATATTAAAAGTCGTGATATTAAAGTTGCCGAAGCAAAAGAGTCCAATACCATCGCCGTAATCACAACGAGTATTAAACGCTTGGAAACCGAAACCTCTATAGCCGAAGTTTACGAAGTTGCAACCTCCTTCCTTGACTTTGTGAAGCCTATGGACTTCGATTTATACAAAAAGCTTATCCCTGTTTTTGATGCTTTTATTAATGCCAAACTGAAATAA
- a CDS encoding HK97 family phage prohead protease, translating to MPKTRFVFNDEAQKNSYGFFIPTSGIDLTRFTKNPIMLDSHINSTRAVIGMWEDFKADKGILSGLPVFDSEDESAAVIAGKVERGFIKSCSMGVRFNRDDLKFVAGELVLEKCELYEVSIVAVPSNANAIRLYVDDSDTPLSEQEIQNLCLAVQPVTGAEVIPPTLNNLNTDMKITLTSAAALALGFAATELEHEAEAISQKVVTLEAAKKSAELKYNALKQAEEAKALEGIKNKVQLAHKAGKINADKIDEFVNLGIANESLLDSTLEAIPAKASLSAQVTGGEAGSGEVKTVEDFMKLGHEAQLAFKADQPETYKQLFTPKQ from the coding sequence ATGCCAAAAACAAGATTTGTCTTTAACGACGAAGCCCAAAAAAACAGCTACGGATTCTTTATCCCTACAAGCGGTATTGACCTAACGAGGTTTACTAAAAACCCGATCATGCTGGATTCTCATATTAATAGCACAAGAGCGGTTATAGGTATGTGGGAAGACTTTAAAGCGGATAAGGGTATTTTATCAGGATTGCCGGTATTTGATAGCGAGGATGAGTCCGCGGCTGTAATTGCGGGAAAAGTAGAACGCGGCTTTATAAAAAGTTGCTCTATGGGTGTGCGATTTAATCGCGACGACTTAAAATTTGTAGCAGGTGAATTGGTGTTAGAAAAATGCGAACTCTACGAAGTGTCTATAGTAGCCGTCCCGAGTAACGCTAATGCGATTAGGTTATATGTAGATGATAGCGATACACCACTTAGCGAGCAGGAAATACAAAACTTATGCTTAGCGGTACAACCAGTAACAGGTGCTGAAGTCATTCCCCCAACCCTAAATAATTTAAATACAGATATGAAAATCACATTAACATCTGCTGCGGCCTTAGCATTAGGTTTTGCAGCTACCGAGTTAGAGCATGAAGCTGAGGCAATCAGTCAAAAAGTCGTGACTCTTGAAGCTGCTAAGAAGTCAGCTGAGTTAAAGTACAACGCCCTAAAGCAAGCCGAAGAAGCCAAAGCTTTAGAAGGCATCAAAAACAAAGTGCAATTAGCACATAAGGCAGGCAAGATTAACGCCGATAAAATCGACGAGTTTGTAAACCTTGGTATTGCTAACGAAAGTTTGCTAGATAGCACGCTAGAAGCTATTCCTGCAAAGGCAAGTTTATCTGCTCAGGTTACAGGTGGCGAAGCTGGATCAGGCGAAGTGAAAACCGTAGAGGATTTTATGAAGCTAGGTCACGAAGCACAGTTAGCCTTTAAAGCTGACCAGCCTGAGACTTACAAACAATTATTCACCCCAAAACAATAA
- a CDS encoding DUF7220 family protein, translated as MTQTKTQSLIEAITNTAVGFGISLAATFVIFPVLGIATTPSKNLLITLFFTAISIIRGYVIRRWFNTEVKPFVRFKECLKRVSKSVSESDTKPKITRQNLKDLGFTFNVVNEDYMRVLEARYFTESADIVVGTIYHGKRCSSQFVCYKIRRTIYDPDLALIEKLVLN; from the coding sequence ATGACTCAAACTAAAACCCAATCCTTAATAGAAGCCATTACCAACACCGCTGTTGGTTTTGGCATCTCCTTAGCGGCAACCTTTGTAATTTTCCCTGTTTTGGGTATAGCAACCACGCCCAGTAAAAATCTGTTAATAACGCTGTTTTTTACTGCAATTAGTATAATAAGAGGCTATGTGATACGCAGGTGGTTTAATACGGAAGTAAAGCCCTTTGTTCGATTTAAAGAATGTTTAAAAAGAGTCAGTAAATCTGTGTCGGAATCAGATACTAAACCCAAGATAACACGCCAGAATTTGAAAGATTTAGGCTTTACATTTAATGTGGTTAATGAAGATTACATGAGAGTGTTAGAGGCAAGATATTTTACTGAATCCGCAGATATAGTAGTAGGTACTATATATCATGGGAAAAGATGTTCTAGTCAATTTGTATGTTATAAAATAAGAAGAACCATATATGATCCAGACTTAGCATTAATCGAGAAATTAGTTCTAAACTAA
- a CDS encoding phage minor head protein: protein MHTRLDFLYDCQCDKCKHESEVLNLAANPFKKLLKVAENAYKALHKKGSYHPNDLNEVEAYQDLIFETNGILSRAFKDNDISSGMLKSLENDVFLFSGLKTHAQLFEASRLLLTEDKTVKSFAAFSNDVSKLKSNYNENYLEAEYDFAVGSVQMAERWDNFNTSERYWLQYRTAADDKVRESHEALHNTTLPKDDTFWDKFFPPNGWRCRCTTVEVLAATNTRDDSKEALKRGEKATTQIGKNGKNKLEIFRFNAGKQKVVFPPDHPYNKVAGAKKAKASTEKLNIKELKTTADVNNHFADFAKKHPSYFAKGFKHVKTTSKRGVNGYTYMQGDVYLTKPIMDKVKAGINHIKKGLKTTLEQETALSTMHHEILHNSNKVGNVRMTKLQVRYMELANEFISRKRLPDFMKNLGGKLENKSLMNNRSNTGYNTMVRNYDTLIDFVKGDKTKIINAVEKHLINENYQIQAEGLINAIAEHSTYKLNKNNIRSLISYGLRSSEDHYKTYLNANKELLKTKRR, encoded by the coding sequence TTGCATACCCGTTTAGATTTTCTGTACGATTGCCAGTGCGATAAATGCAAGCATGAATCAGAAGTTTTAAACCTTGCTGCAAACCCATTTAAAAAACTTTTAAAAGTAGCCGAAAACGCCTATAAGGCCTTGCATAAAAAAGGCAGTTACCACCCAAACGATCTAAACGAGGTGGAAGCGTACCAGGATCTTATTTTTGAAACCAACGGCATTCTATCCAGGGCATTTAAGGATAACGATATTTCTTCAGGTATGCTTAAGAGTCTTGAAAACGACGTGTTTTTATTTTCTGGACTAAAAACACATGCGCAGCTGTTTGAAGCGTCTAGACTTCTACTAACCGAAGATAAAACCGTTAAAAGCTTTGCCGCGTTTAGTAACGATGTATCAAAACTAAAAAGCAATTACAACGAAAATTATCTGGAGGCTGAATACGATTTTGCAGTTGGGAGCGTGCAAATGGCTGAGCGTTGGGATAACTTTAATACAAGTGAGCGTTATTGGTTGCAATATCGTACAGCTGCAGATGATAAGGTAAGGGAATCACACGAAGCATTACATAATACTACTTTACCTAAAGACGATACTTTTTGGGATAAGTTTTTCCCTCCTAATGGTTGGCGCTGTCGCTGTACCACCGTAGAAGTTTTGGCTGCTACTAATACCAGAGACGATAGCAAAGAAGCTCTAAAGCGCGGAGAAAAAGCTACGACCCAAATAGGCAAAAACGGTAAAAACAAACTGGAGATATTTAGGTTTAACGCTGGAAAACAAAAAGTGGTATTTCCCCCAGATCATCCTTACAACAAAGTTGCGGGTGCGAAAAAGGCAAAAGCCTCTACCGAAAAACTAAATATAAAAGAGCTTAAAACAACCGCAGACGTCAACAATCATTTTGCTGATTTTGCAAAGAAACACCCTAGTTATTTTGCTAAAGGCTTTAAGCATGTAAAAACAACCTCTAAAAGAGGTGTTAACGGGTACACCTATATGCAAGGCGATGTGTATTTAACCAAGCCAATAATGGATAAGGTTAAAGCGGGAATTAACCACATTAAAAAAGGTTTAAAAACCACACTAGAGCAAGAAACGGCTTTGTCTACCATGCACCACGAAATACTACACAATAGTAACAAAGTTGGTAATGTGAGAATGACAAAACTACAAGTAAGATACATGGAACTGGCTAACGAGTTTATTAGTAGAAAACGCCTCCCGGACTTCATGAAAAATCTTGGTGGAAAGCTCGAAAACAAATCCTTAATGAATAATCGTAGTAATACAGGGTACAATACCATGGTTAGAAACTACGATACATTAATTGACTTTGTAAAAGGTGATAAAACTAAAATTATTAATGCTGTAGAAAAGCACTTAATTAATGAGAATTACCAAATACAAGCCGAAGGATTAATAAATGCTATTGCGGAACACAGCACATATAAGCTAAATAAAAATAATATAAGATCTCTTATCTCTTATGGATTACGAAGCTCGGAAGATCACTATAAAACCTACTTAAATGCTAATAAAGAATTACTCAAAACCAAAAGAAGATAA
- a CDS encoding phage protein Gp36 family protein translates to MFLTEQDLESGIYGYQIDQITEGDNNIVSIAMAAAEEEVRSYLSGNNRIENFDGRLRYDVDAILSAQDAARNPLIVKHAVTIAKWWIVELCNADIIYEQAKERYDRSITWLTDLRDGSVNLSTLPQLSQTDLDADERQPFSYGSRLKFNHE, encoded by the coding sequence ATGTTTTTAACTGAGCAAGATTTAGAAAGCGGAATTTATGGCTATCAGATAGACCAAATTACCGAAGGCGATAACAATATTGTAAGCATTGCTATGGCTGCAGCCGAAGAAGAAGTACGAAGTTACCTAAGTGGCAATAACCGTATAGAAAACTTTGATGGACGCTTACGTTACGATGTAGATGCCATTTTGAGCGCGCAAGATGCTGCCCGCAACCCCTTAATAGTAAAACATGCCGTAACAATTGCTAAATGGTGGATCGTCGAGCTTTGTAATGCCGATATTATTTACGAACAAGCCAAGGAGCGTTACGACCGAAGTATTACATGGCTCACCGATTTGCGTGACGGCAGCGTAAACCTTAGCACCTTACCTCAATTAAGTCAAACCGATTTAGATGCCGATGAGCGCCAACCCTTTAGTTATGGCTCACGCTTAAAATTTAATCACGAATAG
- a CDS encoding phage portal protein family protein, translating to MQNARIGKATHATLANVKTNAKKPTISPSIVPKAVARIRQDIKSWNRALQMTKLEDNPKWYLFHQLLDEIGLDALLTSQYKNRLLKAVKEPILLKKKGGTDIDQEQTDLLNNATFTNAINTYILDSKYKKHSLIEFSFNEEGALKVNLIPRTNVDPRFGAVYPDYTEDKKILYRDTSEYGTWLLEFGEDETEYGLFNNAVPHVLFKRFAQSCWSELCEIYGIPPRYMKTNTQDPTMVKRAEKMMTDMGAAAWFIIDESESFEFAKGVSTSGDVYKNLITLCNNELSLLISGAVIGQDTQNGSRSKDESAQDMLQTLIDSDLQYLEQQWNTKVIPALVKLGVLKGDLVYEYEQTEDLEQLWKMTYEASQNYEIDTEWITEKFGIKVLGKKEIPNQNNLNLGLDFFD from the coding sequence ATGCAAAACGCACGTATAGGAAAAGCAACCCACGCAACTTTGGCAAATGTAAAAACCAACGCCAAAAAACCAACCATTAGCCCAAGCATTGTACCTAAAGCTGTGGCACGTATTCGTCAAGATATTAAAAGTTGGAATAGAGCACTACAAATGACTAAATTGGAAGATAACCCAAAATGGTATTTGTTCCACCAGCTATTAGACGAAATTGGGCTAGATGCTTTATTAACATCACAATACAAAAACCGTCTTTTAAAAGCGGTTAAAGAGCCCATTTTATTAAAGAAAAAAGGGGGTACAGACATAGACCAGGAACAAACCGACTTGCTTAATAATGCAACCTTCACCAATGCCATAAACACGTATATACTAGACAGTAAGTATAAAAAACATTCATTAATAGAATTTTCATTTAATGAGGAGGGCGCATTAAAGGTAAATCTTATACCGCGTACCAATGTAGACCCACGCTTTGGGGCTGTATATCCCGACTATACGGAAGACAAAAAAATACTATATCGAGATACTTCAGAATACGGCACCTGGCTTTTAGAATTTGGGGAAGATGAAACCGAATATGGTCTATTTAACAATGCCGTCCCTCATGTACTATTTAAACGTTTTGCACAAAGTTGTTGGAGCGAGTTGTGTGAGATTTACGGTATTCCGCCACGGTACATGAAAACAAACACCCAAGATCCTACCATGGTAAAACGTGCCGAAAAGATGATGACCGACATGGGTGCTGCTGCTTGGTTTATTATCGATGAAAGTGAAAGTTTCGAGTTTGCCAAAGGTGTATCCACTTCTGGAGATGTTTATAAAAACCTAATAACCCTTTGTAATAACGAGCTTTCATTGCTTATAAGTGGGGCTGTTATTGGACAAGACACCCAAAACGGTAGCCGTAGTAAGGACGAAAGCGCCCAAGACATGCTACAAACGCTTATAGATAGCGACCTGCAATATTTAGAGCAACAATGGAACACAAAAGTAATACCGGCTTTAGTTAAACTTGGCGTGTTAAAAGGTGATTTGGTTTACGAGTACGAGCAAACCGAAGACCTGGAACAACTTTGGAAAATGACATACGAAGCCTCACAAAACTACGAGATAGACACCGAGTGGATTACCGAGAAGTTTGGCATTAAAGTGTTAGGAAAAAAAGAAATACCAAATCAAAACAATTTAAATCTTGGTTTAGATTTTTTCGACTAA
- a CDS encoding KilA-N domain-containing protein: MTVNKKNRPAPSQTEQNFTPVQFNYEGKNIDFKDQKGSVLVNATQMAKLFGKTPKDWLRLQSTDEFLKALEESQKADVPSGLFQEDGNLVQVVNGGNNRGTWMHEDVALEFSRWLHPKFAIWTNKHIKELLLKGSTAISQQQKGYPPLPPKRNHNRLTTTRLLDIMVDVAKIDDADIRLSLTKKLGL, from the coding sequence ATGACTGTCAACAAAAAAAACAGACCAGCTCCGTCTCAAACTGAGCAAAACTTCACGCCTGTACAATTTAATTACGAAGGCAAGAATATTGATTTTAAAGACCAAAAAGGTTCTGTTTTGGTTAATGCTACTCAAATGGCTAAGCTATTTGGTAAAACTCCTAAAGATTGGTTACGATTACAATCTACTGATGAATTTCTTAAAGCTTTGGAAGAGAGTCAGAAGGCAGATGTGCCTAGTGGTTTGTTTCAAGAAGATGGAAACTTAGTTCAAGTAGTAAATGGAGGTAATAATCGAGGTACATGGATGCATGAGGATGTTGCCTTAGAGTTTTCGCGTTGGTTGCACCCTAAATTTGCTATTTGGACAAATAAGCATATTAAAGAATTGTTGTTGAAAGGAAGTACAGCAATTTCGCAACAACAAAAAGGTTATCCGCCCTTGCCCCCTAAACGTAACCATAATCGTCTTACAACAACGAGATTATTAGACATTATGGTAGATGTGGCGAAAATTGATGATGCCGATATACGTTTAAGTTTAACCAAAAAATTAGGGCTATGA